A single Euwallacea similis isolate ESF13 chromosome 1, ESF131.1, whole genome shotgun sequence DNA region contains:
- the Mhc gene encoding myosin heavy chain, muscle isoform X19, with protein MPKPPANQEDEDPTPYLFVSLEQKRIDQTKPYDAKKSCWVPDEKEGFVLGEIRGTKGDLVTVGVPGGEEKPFKKDQVYQVNPPKYEKVEDMADLTYLNDAAVLHNLKQRYYARLIYTYSGLFCVAINPYKRFPVYTNRCAKLYRGKRRNEVPPHIFAISDGAYVNMLTNHENQSMLITGESGAGKTENTKKVIAYFATVGASTKKPTEEQQKKGTLEDQVVQTNPVLEAFGNAKTVRNDNSSRFGKFIRIHFGPTGKLAGADIETYLLEKARVISQQSLERSYHIFYQIMSGAVSGLKEQCLLSNNIMDYNFVSQGKTKIPSVDDAEECTLTDQAFDILGFTQEEKNDIYKITASVMHMGTLKFKQRGREEQAEADGTEEGEKVAKLLGVEAQALYTALVKPRIKVGNEFVTQGRNVNQVAYSVGAMSKAMFDRLFKYLVKKCNETLDTKQKRQHFIGVLDIAGFEIFDFNSFEQLCINFTNEKLQQFFNHHMFVLEQEEYQREGIEWAFIDFGMDLAACIELIEKPMGILSILEEESMFPKATDQTFVEKLNTNHLGKSPNFQKPKPPKPGQQAAHFTLGHYAGNVPYNITGWLEKNKDPLNDTVVDLFKKGSNKLLVEIFADHPGQSGGGDAKGAKRTKGSAFQTVSAMYREQLNNLMSTLRATQPHFVRCIIPNELKQPGLIDSHLVMHQLTCNGVLEGIRICRKGFPNRMVYPDFKLRYKILNPTEASKESDPKKCAEVILSATGLDADLYRLGHTKVFFRAGVLGQMEELRDERLGKIVTWMQSWVRGYLSRKEFKKLQEQRLALQVCQRNLRKYLKLRTWPWYKLWQRVKPLLNVTRIEDEIAKLEEKAAKAQEAYEREAKAKKELEGLYAKLLTEKTDLLATLEGEKGTLSETTERANKLQAQKSDLESQLSETQDRLSQEEDARNQLMQQKKKLEQEISGYKKDIEDLELNLQKSEQDKATKDHQIRNLNDEIAHQDELINKLNKEKKIGGENNQKISEELQAAEDKVNHLNKVKAKLEQTLDELEDSLEREKKLRGDVEKSKRKVEGDLKLTQEAVADLERNKKELEQTIQRKDKEISSLTAKLEDEQSVVGKTQKQIKELQARIEELEEEVEAERQARAKAEKQRADLARELEELGERLEEAGGATSAQIELNKKREAELAKLRRDLEEANIQHEGTLANLRKKHNDAVSEMGEQIDQLNKLKAKAEKEKAQYFGELNDLRASVDHLANEKAAIEKVSKQLGQQLNDVQGKLDETNRTLNDFDAAKKKLSIENSDLLRQLEEAESQVSQLSKIKVSLTTQLEDTKRLADEESRERATLLGKFRNLEHDLDNIREQVEEEAEAKADIQRQLSKANADAQLWRQKYESEGVARSEELEEAKRKLQARLAEAEETIESLNQKVVALEKTKQRLATEVEDLQLEVDRANAIANAAEKKQKAFDKIIGEWKLKVDDLAAELDASQKECRNYSTELFRLKGAYEEGQEQLEAVRRENKNLADEVKDLLDQIGEGGRNIHEIEKARKRLEAEKDELQAALEEAEAALEQEENKVLRSQLELSQVRQEIDRRIQEKEEEFENTRKNHQRALDSMQASLEAEAKGKAEALRMKKKLEADINELEIALDHANKANAEAQKTIKRYQQQLKDTQQALEEEQRARDEAREQLGISERRANALQNELEESRTLLEQADRARRQAEQELGDAHEQLNDLAAQNASMSAAKRKLETELQTLHSDLDELLNEAKNSEEKAKKAMVDAARLADELRAEQDHAQTQEKLRKALETQIKDLQVRLDEAEANALKGGKKAIAKLEQRVRELENELDGEQRRHADAQKNLRKSERRIKELSFQAEEDRKNHERMQDLVDKLQQKIKTYKRQIEEAEEIAALNLAKFRKAQQELEEAEERADLAEQAIAKFRAKGRAGSSARGQSPAPRQRPQLGDGGLFPPRFDLAPESEF; from the exons ATGCCGAAGCCACCAGCGAACCAGGAGGATGAAGATCCCACCCCATACCTCTTCGTCTCCTTGGAACAGAAACGTATAGATCAGACCAAGCCCTACGATGCCAAAAAATCTTGCTGGGTCCCGGACGAGAAGGAGGGTTTCGTGCTGGGTGAAATCAGGGGCACCAAAGGTGACCTGGTTACGGTTGGCGTCCCCGGAGGAGAG GAAAAGCCATTCAAAAAAGACCAAGTGTACCAAGTGAATCCTCCCAAATACGAAAAAGTCGAAGATATGGCCGACTTGACTTATCTAAACGATGCGGCAGTATTGCACAACCTGAAACAGCGCTACTACGCTAGACTCATCTAC ACATACTCTGGACTCTTCTGTGTCGCCATTAACCCTTACAAGCGCTTCCCTGTATACACCAACCGTTGCGCCAAGCTGTACCGTGGTAAGAGGCGTAATGAGGTGCCACCCCATATCTTTGCCATTTCTGACGGTGCCTACGTGAACATGTTGACCA ACCACGAGAATCAATCTATGTTGATTAC TGGTGAATCTGGTGCcggaaaaactgaaaacacGAAGAAGGTAATTGCCTACTTCGCCACCGTCGGTGCCTCCACCAAGAAACCAACCGAAGAGCAGCAGAAGAAGGGAACTCTGGAAGATCAAGTCGTCCAGACCAACCCCGTACTTGAAGCCTTCGGTAACGCCAAGACCGTGCGTAACGACAACTCTTCCCGTTTC GGTAAATTCATTCGTATCCACTTCGGCCCCACTGGAAAACTGGCTGGTGCTGATATCGAAACTT ATCTGCTGGAGAAGGCTCGTGTCATCTCCCAACAGTCCCTGGAGCGTTCTTACCACATTTTCTACCAGATCATGTCTGGAGCTGTTTCGGGACTTAAGG AACAATGTTTGTTATCAAATAACATTATGGATTACAACTTTGTGTCCCAgggaaaaactaaaatcccATCTGTGGACGATGCGGAAGAATGTACCCTTACTGAT CAAGCTTTCGACATTTTGGGTTTCACCCAAGAGGAGAAGAACGATATTTACAAGATCACCGCTTCCGTCATGCACATGGGCACTCTGAAGTTCAAGCAGAGGGGTCGTGAAGAACAGGCTGAAGCCGATGGCACTGAG GAAGGTGAAAAGGTGGCCAAACTGTTGGGCGTCGAAGCCCAAGCCTTGTACACTGCCCTGGTCAAGCCCAGGATCAAGGTCGGTAACGAGTTCGTGACCCAGGGTAGGAACGTCAACCAAGTAGCCTACTCCGTGGGTGCTATGTCCAAAGCCATGTTTGACAGGCTGTTCAAGTACCTGGTGAAGAAATGTAACGAGACTCTGGACACCAAGCAAAAGAGACAGCACTTCATTGGTGTACTGGATATCGCCGGCTTTGAAATCTTCGAC TTCAACAGCTTTGAGCAACTTTGCATCAACTTTACCAATGAAAAGTTACAACAATTCTTTAACCATCACATGTTCGTACTCGAACAAGAAGAATACCAACGGGAAGGTATCGAATGGGCTTTCATTGATTTTGGTATGGACTTGGCTGCCTGTATCGAACTTATAGAGAAG CCTATGGGCATCTTGTCCATTCTTGAAGAAGAATCTATGTTCCCCAAAGCCACCGATCAGACCTTCGTTGAGAAACTGAACACCAACCATTTGGGCAAGTCTCCCAACTTCCAGAAGCCCAAACCACCAAAGCCCGGCCAACAAGCCGCCCACTTCACCTTGGGCCATTACGCCGGTAAT GTACCATACAACATCACCGGTTGGTTGGAAAAGAACAAGGACCCTCTGAACGACACGGTTGTCGACTTATTCAAGAAGGGTAGCAACAAGCTTTTGGTGGAAATCTTCGCTGACCATCCTGGACAGTCCGGTGGCGGCGATGCCAAAG GTGCCAAGAGAACCAAGGGTTCTGCCTTCCAGACCGTATCTGCTATGTACAGG GAACAATTGAACAACTTGATGTCCACCTTGAGGGCCACCCAACCTCACTTCGTCCGTTGTATCATTCCCAATGAATTGAAGCAACCTGGACTCATCGACTCTCACTTGGTCATGCACCAGCTGACCTGTAACGGTGTACTTGAAGGTATCCGTATCTGCAGGAAAGGTTTCCCCAACAGGATGGTCTACCCTGACTTTAAGCTCCG TTATAAAATCTTGAACCCCACTGAAGCATCCAAAGAAAGCGACCCCAAGAAGTGCGCTGAAGTCATTTTGTCCGCCACCGGCCTTGATGCCGATTTGTACCGTCTCGGTCACACCAAG GTGTTCTTCCGTGCCGGTGTCCTGGGTCAGATGGAAGAATTGCGTGACGAGCGTCTCGGCAAAATCGTCACCTGGATGCAATCCTGGGTTAGAGGTTACCTCTCCAGGAAGGAATTCAAGAAACTGCAGGAGCAACGTTTGGCCCTCCAAGTGTGCCAGAGGAACTTGAGGAAATACCTCAAGCTCAGGACCTGGCCATGGTACAAATTGTGGCAGAGAGTCAAGCCCCTCCTCAACGTCACCCGCATCGAAGATGAAATCGCT AAACTGGAAGAGAAGGCTGCCAAGGCCCAGGAAGCCTACGAACGCGAAGCCAAGGCCAAGAAGGAGTTGGAAGGGCTCTATGCCAAGTTGCTGACCGAAAAGACCGACCTTTTGGCCACCCTTGAGGGCGAGAAAGGTACTCTGTCGGAAACCACTGAAAGGGCCAACAAACTGCAGGCCCAGAAGAGCGATCTCGAGTCTCAACTGTCG GAAACCCAAGACCGTCTCAGCCAAGAGGAAGACGCCCGTAACCAGCTGATGCAGCAGAAGAAGAAATTGGAACAGGAGATCTCCGGCTACAAAAAGGACATCGAGGACTTGGAACTGAACCTGCAGAAATCCGAGCAGGACAAGGCCACCAAAGACCACCAGATCAGGAACTTGAACGACGAGATCGCCCACCAGGACGAACTCATCAACAAGCTCAACAAAGAGAAGAAGATTGGAGGCGAGAACAACCAGAAGATCTCCGAGGAACTCCAGGCTGCCGAAGACAAGGTCAACCACTTGAACAAAGTTAAGGCTAAGTTGGAGCAAACCCTGGATGAGTTGGAAGACTCTCTGGAGCGCGAGAAGAAGTTGCGCGGAGATGTGGAAAAATCCAAGAGGAAGGTTGAGGGCGACTTGAAACTCACCCAGGAAGCCGTGGCTGACTTGGAAAGGAACAAGAAAGAACTGGAACAGACCATCCAACGCAAGGACAAGGAAATCTCCTCTCTGACCGCCAAACTCGAAGACGAACAATCCGTTGTAGGAAAGACCCAGAAACAGATTAAGGAATTGCAGGCCCGCATCGAGGAACTGGAAGAGGAAGTTGAGGCTGAGAGACAAGCTCGCGCCAAAGCTGAGAAACAACGCGCTGACCTGGCTCGCGAACTGGAAGAACTGGGAGAGCGTCTGGAAGAAGCTGGTGGAGCCACTTCTGCTCAGATTGAGCTAAACAAGAAAAGGGAAGCTGAGCTCGCCAAGCTGCGTCGCGACTTGGAAGAGGCCAACATCCAACACGAGGGAACTTTGGCCAACTTGCGTAAGAAGCACAACGATGCCGTATCCGAAATGGGTGAACAAATCGACCAGCTGAACAAGCTCAAAGCCAA GGCTGAGAAAGAAAAGGCTCAGTACTTCGGCGAACTTAACGACCTCCGCGCCTCTGTCGACCACTTGGCTAACGAAAAG GCCGCCATTGAAAAGGTATCCAAACAACTAGGACAGCAGCTCAACGATGTCCAAGGCAAGCTCGACGAGACCAACCGCACCCTCAACGACTTCGACGCCGCGAAGAAGAAGCTTTCCATCGAGAACTCCGACTTGCTCAGGCAGTTGGAAGAGGCCGAGTCTCAAGTCTCTCAACTCAGCAAGATCAAGGTGTCCCTGACCACTCAATTGGAAGACACCAAGAGGTTGGCCGATGAAGAAAGCCGCGAACGCGCCACTTTATTGGGCAAATTCCGCAACTTGGAACACGACTTGGACAATATCCGCGAACAAGTTGAGGAAGAGGCCGAAGCCAAGGCTGACATTCAACGCCAGCTCAGCAAGGCTAACGCTGACGCTCAACTCTGGCGTCAGAAATACGAATCTGAGGGTGTAGCCCGCTCTGAGGAGCTTGAAGAGGCCAAGAGAAAGCTCCAGGCTCGTCTCGCTGAAGCTGAGGAAACCATCGAATCTCTTAACCAGAAAGTGGTAGCTCTCGAGAAGACCAAACAACGTCTGGCTACTGAAGTCGAGGACCTACAACTTGAAGTAGACCGTGCTAATGCCATCGCTAATGCCGCTGAAAAGAAACAGAAGGCTTTCGACAAGATCATCGGAGAGTGGAAACTCAAAGTTGATGACTTGGCTGCTGAATTGGATGCTAGTCAAAAGGAATGCCGCAACTACTCCACTGAGTTGTTCAGACTCAAGGGAGCTTACGAGGAAGGACAAGAGCAACTGGAAGCCGTCCGTCGTGAGAACAAAAACCTCGCTGATGAGGTCAAGGACCTCTTGGACCAAATCGGCGAAGGTGGCCGCAACATTCATGAAATCGAAAAGGCCAGGAAGCGCTTGGAAGCTGAGAAAGACGAGCTTCAAGCCGCCCTCGAGGAAGCTGAAGCCGCTCTCGAACAGGAAGAGAACAAGGTTCTCAGGAGCCAGTTGGAGCTGTCTCAAGTGCGCCAAGAAATCGACAGGCGCATCCAGGAGAAAGAGGAGGAATTCGAAAACACCAGGAAGAACCACCAACGCGCTTTGGACTCCATGCAAGCCTCCCTTGAGGCTGAGGCCAAGGGCAAAGCTGAGGCTCTTCGCATGAAGAAGAAGTTGGAAGCTGACATCAACGAATTGGAAATTGCTTTGGACCACGCTAACAAG GCTAACGCCGAGGCCCAGAAGACCATCAAACGCTACCAACAACAGCTCAAGGATACTCAACAAGCCCTCGAAGAGGAACAGCGCGCCCGCGATGAGGCCCGCGAACAATTGGGCATCTCTGAACGTCGCGCCAACGCCCTCCAGAATGAACTGGAAGAATCGCGCACCCTCCTGGAACAAGCCGACCGTGCCCGTCGCCAAGCCGAACAAGAACTGGGAGACGCCCACGAACAGCTCAACGACCTGGCCGCCCAAAATGCCTCCATGTCCGCTGCCAAGAGGAAATTGGAGACCGAGCTGCAGACCCTGCATTCCGACCTTGACGAGCTCCTAAACGAGGCCAAGAACTCCGAAGAGAAGGCCAAGAAAGCCATGGTAGATGCTGCCCGTCTCGCTGACGAATTGCGTGCTGAACAGGACCACGCCCAGACCCAAGAGAAACTGCGCAAGGCCCTCGAAACCCAAATCAAAGACTTGCAAGTGCGTCTTGATGAGGCCGAAGCTAACGCCCTCAAGGGAGGCAAGAAGGCCATTGCCAAGCTCGAACAGAGGGTAAGGGAACTGGAGAACGAGTTGGACGGTGAGCAGAGAAGACACGCCGACGCGCAAAAGAACTTGAGGAAATCAGAGCGTCGTATCAAGGAGTTGAGCTTCCAGGCTGAAGAAGACAGGAAGAACCACGAGCGCATGCAAGACCTGGTTGATAAGCTGCAACAGAAGATCAAGACCT